In the Gymnodinialimonas sp. 202GB13-11 genome, one interval contains:
- a CDS encoding MGH1-like glycoside hydrolase domain-containing protein — MTDLNTGPLDEEARRILRLNDKGGYTVPTAGLYPYQWNWDSAFAAIGFATFDVDRAWTELETLFAAQWDNGMVPHILFHVVDEGYFPGPDVWGTQNAVGRGAQTVPSSGISQPPVAASLAWRVYRSDPDAGEARLRALYPKMLAFHRWMMEARAESGAVCITHPWEAGRDNAPDWDEAMAGIDPVGVQPYTRRDTGHVDAKMRPTQADYDRYIWLVQFGRDRDWDDAKIAEESPFRVADPTMTFTCLRSSRDLGDVADLLGEDRTQVDDWIATLEAGAETLWNPETQSYEGRNLRTGNFTGSVSNAGFLCWWAGIDKEAARATLDGVLDRARYALPSYDPAGPQFDHLRYWRGPVWAIMNYMAANGMAEAGLAAQADRIRRDTAKLIADRGFAEYFSPVDGTPAGGGTFTWTAAVWLDWASPSARES, encoded by the coding sequence ATGACTGATTTGAACACCGGGCCGCTGGATGAAGAGGCCCGCCGCATCCTTCGCCTGAATGACAAAGGCGGGTATACGGTGCCGACGGCGGGGCTGTACCCTTACCAATGGAACTGGGACAGCGCCTTTGCGGCCATCGGGTTTGCGACCTTTGACGTGGATCGCGCCTGGACTGAGTTGGAGACGCTTTTCGCCGCGCAATGGGACAACGGCATGGTGCCGCATATCCTGTTCCATGTGGTCGACGAGGGGTATTTCCCCGGGCCGGACGTTTGGGGCACGCAAAACGCGGTTGGGCGCGGGGCGCAGACTGTGCCGTCCTCGGGGATCAGCCAGCCACCGGTTGCCGCATCCCTCGCTTGGCGGGTCTATCGATCCGACCCGGACGCGGGGGAGGCTCGGCTTCGCGCGCTTTATCCCAAGATGCTGGCCTTCCACCGCTGGATGATGGAAGCGCGCGCGGAAAGTGGCGCGGTCTGCATTACCCATCCGTGGGAGGCGGGCCGGGACAATGCACCGGATTGGGATGAGGCCATGGCCGGGATCGACCCGGTTGGGGTGCAGCCCTATACGCGCCGAGACACGGGCCATGTGGATGCCAAGATGCGGCCAACGCAAGCCGATTACGACCGCTATATCTGGCTCGTGCAATTCGGGCGGGATCGCGATTGGGACGATGCGAAGATCGCCGAAGAAAGCCCATTCCGGGTGGCCGATCCGACCATGACGTTCACTTGCTTGCGGTCCTCGCGGGATCTGGGGGACGTGGCTGATCTGCTGGGGGAAGACCGGACGCAGGTCGACGATTGGATCGCCACGCTGGAAGCGGGCGCCGAGACGCTGTGGAACCCTGAAACGCAAAGCTACGAAGGGCGCAATCTGCGCACCGGGAACTTCACGGGATCAGTGAGCAATGCAGGCTTTCTGTGCTGGTGGGCGGGGATCGACAAGGAGGCCGCGCGTGCCACGCTGGATGGTGTATTGGATCGCGCGCGATATGCGCTTCCCAGCTACGATCCGGCGGGACCGCAATTCGACCATCTGCGCTATTGGCGCGGACCGGTCTGGGCGATCATGAACTACATGGCCGCAAATGGCATGGCAGAGGCCGGCCTTGCAGCACAGGCCGACCGCATTCGACGCGACACGGCAAAGCTGATCGCGGATCGCGGATTTGCCGAATACTTCTCACCCGTCGATGGCACGCCGGCGGGTGGAGGAACTTTCACATGGACTGCGGCGGTGTGGCTCGACTGGGCCTCCCCCTCTGCACGGGAGAGCTGA
- the hisD gene encoding histidinol dehydrogenase produces MAEYLKRGKPAEERAEDDAKVRGIVEGILGDIEARGDAAVKELSAKFDGYEPEAFRLTPSEIEAAMQQVTTREMDDIRFAQAQIRRFAEAQRASMTDIEVETIPGVILGHKNIPVNSVGCYVPGGKFPMVASAHMSVLTAKVAGVKRVVASAPPVNGKPHPAIVAAMHEGGADEILVLGGVQAVGAMAIGTESIKPVDMLVGPGNAFVAEAKRQLFGRVGIDLFAGPTETCVIADETVDGEMCATDLLGQAEHGYNSPAVLITNSRKLADDTMAEIERILGILPTAETARVSWEEYGEIILCDGYDEMLEVSEDIASEHIQVMTDRDDWFLDNMTNYGALFLGPRTNVANGDKVIGTNHTLPTKKAGRYTGGLWVGKFIKTHSYQRVVTDEAATLVGEYGSRLCMLEGFVGHAEQCNVRVRRYGGLNVPYGEGAPYRDAAE; encoded by the coding sequence ATGGCTGAATATCTCAAGCGCGGCAAACCAGCCGAAGAGCGTGCGGAGGATGACGCGAAGGTTCGCGGCATCGTGGAGGGCATTCTGGGCGATATCGAGGCGCGCGGGGATGCGGCGGTTAAAGAGCTTTCGGCCAAATTCGACGGCTATGAGCCCGAGGCGTTTCGCCTGACTCCGTCCGAGATCGAAGCGGCGATGCAGCAGGTCACAACCCGCGAGATGGATGATATCCGCTTCGCGCAGGCGCAGATCCGGCGGTTCGCCGAGGCGCAGCGGGCCTCGATGACGGATATCGAGGTTGAGACGATCCCGGGCGTGATCCTGGGCCATAAGAATATCCCTGTGAATTCAGTGGGATGCTACGTGCCCGGTGGCAAGTTCCCGATGGTGGCGTCGGCCCACATGTCGGTGTTGACGGCCAAGGTGGCGGGCGTGAAGCGGGTGGTGGCCTCTGCCCCGCCGGTGAACGGCAAGCCGCATCCTGCAATTGTCGCCGCGATGCATGAAGGCGGCGCAGATGAGATTCTAGTGCTGGGTGGCGTTCAGGCCGTGGGCGCGATGGCGATCGGGACAGAGTCGATCAAGCCGGTCGATATGCTGGTGGGGCCGGGCAATGCCTTTGTGGCGGAGGCCAAGCGGCAGTTGTTCGGACGGGTTGGTATCGACCTTTTCGCTGGCCCGACGGAGACCTGCGTGATCGCGGATGAGACTGTGGATGGTGAAATGTGCGCGACTGACCTGCTGGGGCAGGCGGAGCATGGATACAATTCGCCTGCGGTGCTGATCACCAACTCGCGGAAACTGGCCGACGATACGATGGCTGAGATCGAGCGGATTTTGGGGATCTTGCCGACCGCTGAGACCGCGCGCGTGTCCTGGGAGGAATATGGCGAGATCATCCTGTGCGACGGCTATGATGAAATGCTGGAGGTGTCTGAGGATATCGCGTCCGAGCATATTCAGGTGATGACGGACCGCGATGACTGGTTCCTCGACAACATGACCAACTACGGCGCGCTGTTCCTCGGGCCGCGCACGAATGTGGCGAACGGCGATAAAGTGATTGGCACCAACCATACGCTGCCCACGAAGAAAGCCGGTCGCTATACCGGTGGTCTTTGGGTCGGAAAGTTCATCAAAACCCATTCGTATCAGCGGGTTGTGACGGATGAGGCGGCGACGCTGGTGGGCGAATATGGCTCTCGCCTGTGCATGTTGGAAGGCTTTGTGGGCCATGCCGAGCAGTGCAACGTCCGCGTACGCCGGTACGGTGGGCTGAATGTTCCGTATGGCGAGGGCGCGCCTTATCGGGACGCAGCGGAATGA
- a CDS encoding ABC transporter ATP-binding protein, which produces MGAIELKAVEKWYGEVQVIKGVDLTINDGEFVIFVGPSGCGKSTLLRMIAGLEETSRGQVMIDGRDATAEPPSKRGLAMVFQSYALYPHMSVAENMGFSLKTAGASKAEQQEKVAEAARALRLEEYLERRPKDLSGGQRQRVAIGRSIVRDPTAFLFDEPLSNLDAALRVEMRYEIAKLHQQLKASMVYVTHDQVEAMTLADRIVVLSAGRIEQVGSPKQLYDHPDNLFVAQFIGSPKMNVINLPADGLRLDGMPGNAAHLGVRPEAIGIGAAGEGAIDGKVDVAEYLGADIFLIVDCGAAGKLTVRTDGESTLRPGDAVGLMFPEEKRHYFGGDGLAIR; this is translated from the coding sequence ATGGGTGCAATTGAACTGAAGGCCGTTGAGAAATGGTACGGCGAGGTGCAGGTCATCAAAGGGGTGGACCTGACGATCAACGATGGTGAGTTTGTCATTTTCGTGGGGCCGTCGGGCTGCGGGAAATCCACGCTTCTGCGGATGATCGCGGGGCTGGAGGAAACCTCTCGCGGGCAGGTGATGATCGACGGGCGCGATGCGACGGCGGAGCCACCGAGTAAGCGCGGGCTGGCGATGGTGTTCCAGAGCTACGCTTTGTATCCGCACATGTCTGTGGCCGAGAATATGGGCTTTTCGCTGAAGACGGCGGGGGCCTCCAAGGCCGAACAGCAAGAGAAGGTGGCCGAGGCCGCGCGCGCGTTGCGGCTGGAGGAGTATCTCGAGCGTAGGCCAAAGGATTTGTCGGGGGGACAGCGTCAGCGCGTGGCGATTGGCCGGTCGATTGTGCGTGATCCCACGGCGTTTCTTTTTGATGAGCCGCTGTCGAACCTCGACGCCGCGCTGCGGGTCGAGATGCGGTATGAGATTGCGAAGCTGCACCAGCAGTTGAAAGCGTCGATGGTCTACGTGACCCACGATCAGGTAGAGGCGATGACGCTGGCCGACCGGATCGTGGTGCTGAGCGCGGGCCGGATCGAGCAGGTGGGCTCGCCGAAACAGCTTTACGATCATCCTGACAACCTATTCGTGGCGCAGTTTATCGGCTCGCCCAAGATGAACGTGATCAATCTGCCTGCCGATGGATTGCGACTGGATGGTATGCCCGGCAATGCGGCGCATCTGGGTGTACGGCCTGAGGCGATTGGGATCGGTGCTGCGGGCGAAGGCGCGATAGACGGCAAAGTCGACGTGGCCGAATACCTTGGCGCGGACATCTTCCTGATTGTCGATTGCGGTGCAGCGGGCAAATTGACCGTCCGCACCGATGGCGAAAGCACGCTGCGCCCCGGTGATGCGGTGGGGTTGATGTTCCCCGAAGAGAAGCGGCATTACTTCGGCGGGGATGGTTTGGCGATCCGCTAG